One window of Helicoverpa zea isolate HzStark_Cry1AcR chromosome 12, ilHelZeax1.1, whole genome shotgun sequence genomic DNA carries:
- the LOC124634947 gene encoding palmitoyl-protein thioesterase 1 produces MKTLFILLCVIKLISGTPTPIVMWHGMGDTCCLSFSLGGIKVFLEKNIPGVYVNSLKVGNSSIEDLENGYFMNPNKQVEYVCGLLAADPQLKDGFNAIGFSQGSQFLRAVVQRCGHLLPKIKNLISLGGQHQGVYGLPHCGALMHPTCDYIRQLLNYAAYENWVQNALVQATYWHDPLDDEAYIHKSIFLSDINNEIMANKTYIQNLNNLDHLVLVKFDNDTIVQPRETEWFGYYEPGQSKKLLPLRETKIYTEDRLGLKKMDKEGKLILLSTVGDHLRFSDTWFIDNILKPYLLN; encoded by the exons atgaagacattatttattttactctgcgtaattaaattaatttctggAACACCTACACCCATTGTAATGTGGCATGGAATgg gTGACACATGCTGCCTAAGCTTCAGTTTGGGGGGAATAAAGGtatttctagaaaaaaatatacccgGAGTGTATGTAAACTCATTGAAGGTTGGCAACTCCTCCATCGAAGACCTGGAGAATGGGTACTTCATGAACCCTAACAAGCAGGTGGAATATGTCTGTGGTCTACTGGCTGCAGACCCTCAGCTGAAAGATGGTTTCAATGCTATCGGCTTCTCGCAAGGAAGCCAGTTTCT GCGAGCTGTTGTCCAGCGCTGTGGTCACCTACTACCTAAGATCAAGAACTTGATATCTCTTGGTGGTCAGCATCAGGGAGTATATGGTTTGCCCCACTGTGGAGCCCTGATGCATCCTACTTGTGACTACATCCGACAGCTGCTCAACTATGCTGCTTATGAGAA ctggGTCCAAAACGCTCTAGTCCAAGCTACATACTGGCACGACCCACTAGACGATGAGGCCTACATCCACAAAAGTATTTTCCTTTCGGACATCAACAACGAAATCATGGCGAATAAGACTTACATACAGAATCTGAATAATTTGGACCACCTCGTGTTAGTGAAGTTTGACAATGATACCATTGTGCAGCCTAGAGAGACGGAGTGGTTTGGGTATTATGAGCCTGGACAGTCGAAGAAGTTGCTGCCCTTGAGGGAGACGAAGATTTATACTGAG GATCGCTTGGGTCTGAAGAAGATGGACAAAGAAGGCAAGTTGATTCTCCTATCGACCGTAGGAGATCACCTGCGCTTCTCAGACACATGGTTTATCGACAACATTCTCAAACCTTATCTCCTTAATTAA